A genomic window from Pecten maximus chromosome 6, xPecMax1.1, whole genome shotgun sequence includes:
- the LOC117328853 gene encoding uncharacterized protein LOC117328853 isoform X1 gives MAERGHKEISFELFYPKNRSGGNPYDHKQLTDYEFWRKIAEDKAHIEDQFARKMLAWTASVRKELSSLQTYKDPYLTKSLEMEMAFSNLRADQAERNSIAFTRLARHLERESAEVVSDEYTGRMMTYRQLLRTLSKATATCHQIQQKLLRKRTKLREHVTAISRMDESRQEVAPELKGSMKEIRRSVDTATNKCRQAQQRQTSVVEEAKEQSQKLKASWISKEVQRTEFLVQEWLQCLTEKMTSLDTDDREYECKALKLSDSVSVQDMVERLAEHKKKEFVIKELDVDSDLTLSPPLSPVFSIPDGAFLSDVETDPVERLGNTSEDRSVGSPNQEGLTVELEVNYHRPQTYNGVTNFIYESTSIEKINCSGESKVGRCSGASMKAFLPGDEFPAPLKGEGDCVSAAMQSKTVHVPRGDGKSYHVVVTKDYRKKSAREISIRCGQKLEVCSMALRDGMLFGYKKCRFSGKEKGGYFPADCVVVY, from the exons atgGCGGAACGGGGACACAAGGAAATTTCCTTTGAGCTCTTTTATCCAAAAAATCGAAGTGGCGGGAATCCATATGACCACAAACA ACTTACTGACTATGAGTTCTGGAGAAAAATCGCTGAGGATAAAGCACATATTGAGGACCAGTTCGCCAGGAAGATGCTTGCATGGACAGCTTCTGTTCGCAAAGAATTGTCCAGTCTTCAAACTTACAAGG ATCCATACCTGACCAAGTCCCTAGAGATGGAAATGGCGTTCTCCAACCTAAGAGCTGACCAGGCCGAACGGAACTCCATAGCATTCACCCGACTGGCACGTCACCTGGAGAG GGAATCAGCCGAGGTGGTGTCTGACGAGTACACGGGACGTATGATGACATATCGACAACTATTGAGGACACTTAGCAAAGCAACCGCCACGTGTCACCAGATACAGCAA AAACTTTTGAGGAAACGTACGAAGTTGAGGGAACACGTGACGGCCATATCTCGGATGGACGAAAGCAGACAGGAAGTGGCTCCAGAACTCAAGGGTAGCATGAAGGAGATCCGGAGGAGTGTGGACACAGCTACCAATAAGTGTCGTCAGGCCCAGCAGAGACAGACCTCTGTTGTAGAGGAAGCTAAAGAG CAATCACAGAAACTCAAGGCCTCCTGGATAAGCAAGGAGGTCCAACGGACGGAATTCCTTGTCCAGGAATGGCTTCAGTGTCTCACGGAGAAGATGACGTCACTGGACACGGACGATAGGGA GTACGAGTGCAAAGCACTGAAACTATCCGATTCTGTCTCCGTACAGGATATGGTGGAACGGTTGGCGGAACACAAGAAAAAGGAATTCGTCATCAAG GAGTTGGATGTGGACTCTGATTTGACATTGTCCCCGCCTCTGTCACCCGTTTTCTCCATCCCTGATGGTGCCTTCCTGTCCGACGTAGAAACAGACCCGGTGGAACGACTAGGCAACACGTCAGAAGATCGGTCAGTGGGATCGCCTAATCAGGAAGGACTCACGGTGGAACTAGAGGTCAACTATCATAGACCTCAAACTTACAATG GTGTTACAAACTTCATATACGAATCTACGTCCATAGAGAAGATCAATTGTAGTGGAGAAAGTAAAGTCGGTCGATGTAGTGGGGCGTCTATGAAAGCCTTCCTGCCAGGGGATGAGTTCCCAGCCCCTCTAAAGGGAGAAGGTGACTGTG TGAGTGCGGCGATGCAGTCGAAGACTGTCCACGTGCCCCGGGGGGACGGGAAGTCTTACCACGTGGTTGTTACCAAGGATTACAGAAAGAAGTCTGCCCGGGAGATATCTATACGGTGTG GTCAGAAGCTTGAGGTCTGCTCTATGGCGCTCAGGGACGGGATGCTGTTCGGCTACAAGAAATGTCGGTTTAGTGGTAAAGAGAAGGGAGGCTACTTCCCCGCGGACTGTGTTGTTGTCTACTAA
- the LOC117328853 gene encoding uncharacterized protein LOC117328853 isoform X2 translates to MLAWTASVRKELSSLQTYKDPYLTKSLEMEMAFSNLRADQAERNSIAFTRLARHLERESAEVVSDEYTGRMMTYRQLLRTLSKATATCHQIQQKLLRKRTKLREHVTAISRMDESRQEVAPELKGSMKEIRRSVDTATNKCRQAQQRQTSVVEEAKEQSQKLKASWISKEVQRTEFLVQEWLQCLTEKMTSLDTDDREYECKALKLSDSVSVQDMVERLAEHKKKEFVIKELDVDSDLTLSPPLSPVFSIPDGAFLSDVETDPVERLGNTSEDRSVGSPNQEGLTVELEVNYHRPQTYNGVTNFIYESTSIEKINCSGESKVGRCSGASMKAFLPGDEFPAPLKGEGDCVSAAMQSKTVHVPRGDGKSYHVVVTKDYRKKSAREISIRCGQKLEVCSMALRDGMLFGYKKCRFSGKEKGGYFPADCVVVY, encoded by the exons ATGCTTGCATGGACAGCTTCTGTTCGCAAAGAATTGTCCAGTCTTCAAACTTACAAGG ATCCATACCTGACCAAGTCCCTAGAGATGGAAATGGCGTTCTCCAACCTAAGAGCTGACCAGGCCGAACGGAACTCCATAGCATTCACCCGACTGGCACGTCACCTGGAGAG GGAATCAGCCGAGGTGGTGTCTGACGAGTACACGGGACGTATGATGACATATCGACAACTATTGAGGACACTTAGCAAAGCAACCGCCACGTGTCACCAGATACAGCAA AAACTTTTGAGGAAACGTACGAAGTTGAGGGAACACGTGACGGCCATATCTCGGATGGACGAAAGCAGACAGGAAGTGGCTCCAGAACTCAAGGGTAGCATGAAGGAGATCCGGAGGAGTGTGGACACAGCTACCAATAAGTGTCGTCAGGCCCAGCAGAGACAGACCTCTGTTGTAGAGGAAGCTAAAGAG CAATCACAGAAACTCAAGGCCTCCTGGATAAGCAAGGAGGTCCAACGGACGGAATTCCTTGTCCAGGAATGGCTTCAGTGTCTCACGGAGAAGATGACGTCACTGGACACGGACGATAGGGA GTACGAGTGCAAAGCACTGAAACTATCCGATTCTGTCTCCGTACAGGATATGGTGGAACGGTTGGCGGAACACAAGAAAAAGGAATTCGTCATCAAG GAGTTGGATGTGGACTCTGATTTGACATTGTCCCCGCCTCTGTCACCCGTTTTCTCCATCCCTGATGGTGCCTTCCTGTCCGACGTAGAAACAGACCCGGTGGAACGACTAGGCAACACGTCAGAAGATCGGTCAGTGGGATCGCCTAATCAGGAAGGACTCACGGTGGAACTAGAGGTCAACTATCATAGACCTCAAACTTACAATG GTGTTACAAACTTCATATACGAATCTACGTCCATAGAGAAGATCAATTGTAGTGGAGAAAGTAAAGTCGGTCGATGTAGTGGGGCGTCTATGAAAGCCTTCCTGCCAGGGGATGAGTTCCCAGCCCCTCTAAAGGGAGAAGGTGACTGTG TGAGTGCGGCGATGCAGTCGAAGACTGTCCACGTGCCCCGGGGGGACGGGAAGTCTTACCACGTGGTTGTTACCAAGGATTACAGAAAGAAGTCTGCCCGGGAGATATCTATACGGTGTG GTCAGAAGCTTGAGGTCTGCTCTATGGCGCTCAGGGACGGGATGCTGTTCGGCTACAAGAAATGTCGGTTTAGTGGTAAAGAGAAGGGAGGCTACTTCCCCGCGGACTGTGTTGTTGTCTACTAA
- the LOC117329978 gene encoding uncharacterized protein LOC117329978 → MSVTDKPTQTVSVGRKQRRKEIKQEVSVDVEVDDGESRLQDGTHMNVSCNVPAPTPCKMPVVEGVVGSQRVSVLRDTGCSGVVVKRSLVTEDQMTGEVRTCTLADGSSLKVPTATVVVDTPYYVGPVVAWCMETPVYDLILGNIDGARAPDEPDSSWNQRMADIAVVETRAQRKLKERPYRTLKVPAALKEVQPSDIETAQQEDDSLVKIRDMVTSDEVKERRDGGKSRFFKHRGLIYREYQSPAVANGRTFK, encoded by the coding sequence ATGTCTGTTACGGATAAACCAACCCAGACTGTATCTGTAGGTAGGAAACAGAGGAGGAAGGAGATCAAGCAGGAGGTTTCTGTTGATGTGGAGGTGGATGATGGGGAAAGTCGTTTACAAGATGGGACTCACATGAATGTATCTTGTAACGTCCCGGCTCCGACACCTTGTAAGATGCCAGTTGTGGAAGGCGTAGTTGGGAGTCAACGAGTTTCCGTCCTGAGAGACACTGGTTGTTCAGGTGTGGTGGTTAAAAGAAGTCTCGTGACTGAGGATCAGATGACTGGCGAGGTTCGTACATGCACTCTTGCAGATGGCAGTTCTTTGAAAGTACCAACTGCCACAGTAGTTGTGGATACACCATATTATGTTGGACCTGTAGTTGCCTGGTGCATGGAAACCCCAGTCTACGACCTTATCCTTGGTAACATAGACGGTGCTAGAGCCCCAGATGAACCAGATTCAAGTTGGAATCAGAGGATGGCTGATATAGCAGTTGTTGAGACCAGAGCTCAGAGGAAACTTAAGGAACGACCTTATCGTACCCTCAAGGTACCAGCGGCTTTGAAGGAGGTTCAACCATCTGATATAGAAACAGCTCAACAGGAAGATGATAGTCTTGTCAAGATTAGAGACATGGTTACAAGTGATGAGGTAAAGGAAAGACGTGATGGTGGAAAATCGAGATTCTTCAAGCATCGCGGTCTGATATACAGAGAGTACCAAAGCCCAGCAGTAGCAAACGGGAGAACGTTTAAGTAA